From the genome of Mixophyes fleayi isolate aMixFle1 chromosome 2, aMixFle1.hap1, whole genome shotgun sequence, one region includes:
- the LOC142139060 gene encoding large ribosomal subunit protein P2-like yields the protein MRYMAAYLLATLGGNSSPSAKDIKKILSSVGIDVDDGRLQKVISELDGKDLDGLINSGLSKLCSVPSGGAVSAAPVSASAPAAGGAPPPEKKEEVKEESEESDEDMGFGLFD from the exons ATGCGTTACATGGCCGCTTACCTGCTTGCCACCCTTGGTGGTAACAGCAGCCCCTCAGCAAAGGATATTAAGAAGATCCTGTCCAGCGTTGGAATTGATGTTGATGATGGCCGTCTGCAAAAG GTGATTTCTGAACTCGATGGGAAAGACCTTGATGGACTTATCAATTCTG GCCTTTCCAAGCTGTGCTCAGTTCCATCTGGGGGCGCTGTGTCTGCTGCTCCTGTTTCTGCATCCGCTCCTGCTGCTGGTGGAGCTCCCCCACCAG aaaagaaagaagaagtaAAAGAGGAATCTGAAGAGTCCGATGAAGACATGGGATTTGGGCTCTTTGACTAA